The sequence GACGAGACTGCGGTTCGCCGAGTTGCGATTCTATCCACAACTGAGACGTTTTATTGTGTCGAATATCAACAAAAAAATTATCGGGCAACAAGCCTTCAACATCTTCGTAGGCTGTTTTGTTAGAAATGGAACACGACGAAAGTAGTAAAAATACAGCAAGAGAGAAAATACGCAAATCTGTACGCGGTAAAACCCAAGGTAATACTCGCCTATTTAGCGGCGCATTTTTAAATAGAAGGTTACGCCACATGATCGTGTAATTGTGATTGCGCGTGTAGCATTTTCATTAAATCAATTTCTGATGGCGACAACCCACTATTAGCGGATATCGTTTGTACATCGATACCTTGTTCCACCAATTTTTGCGCCTGAGAGTATGAAAATTCGCTATCGTTATGCCGAATATCCTCTTGCTCTAGTTGCAAAGTATTCAGTTTTTTTTCTAATGCAATAATGTGCTGCCCAAGCCCGCGCGAACCCGCGTTTATTAGCGCACCCTGTTTTTCTAACCTATCCACTTGTTGCCTAAGCGCTAGTAGCCTACGACGGTTTAACAGTGAAAATACAACGATAGCCACAAAACACAACGCAACTACACCCATAAAGCCAACGAGTAGATCATCACTTAGCGCGCCAAACCATTGCGCTAATTTAAATGAATTCATCTCCATAATAGAGGTACCTCGTTTATCTCAACCTGATATGTACGTTGTGTACAACCATGTTGTTGTTTTAGGTGTGATTTACACCGCATCTATTTCAGCCCACTCATCGTCGGTTAATAATTTATCCAGTTCAATTAAGATGAGTAGTTCATCATTTTTATGACAAACACCCTGAATAAATTTAGCGCTTTCTTCATTACCTACATTGGGGGCCGTTTCTATTTCGGACTGGCGTAAATACACCACCTCAGCAACACTATCCACCAAAATGCCCACTACATGAGCATCTGCCTCGATAATGACGATTCGAGTGTTATCGTTAAGCTCGCCAGGAGGCAGGGCAAAGCGTTCTCGCGTATCAATAACGGTTACAACATTACCGCGCAAATTGATAATACCGATAACATAAGAAGGTGCGCCTGGCACCGCCGCTATTTCGGTGTAACGCAAGACCTCTTGTACCTGCATCACATTCACACCATAGGTTTCACCGGCCAACTTAAACGTTACCCATTGTAAGACCGGATCTTCACTGGATTTATTGATGCTGGAATTAGCTGACATTGATTGTATTCCTCACTATTTCTACGCCTGAGCTTATCGGAAAGATTTCTGATGTCACAGCAGGCGTCAAATTTCAGCCGCGCGGCGCCGGATCTACTCTTTAATATAGTTAATTGCAGCTTCTATGCCAGCGGAAAACTCATCGAGAAGAGATTATTTATTTTCCGAGGCCTGCAACATTGCGCCCATTTGAGGAATATCGATAAGTGCACACATGGCAGACTTAACGGTACCCGCGAGCCAAGGACGACCAGAACGATGCGCACGCCATTTAACCTCATCAGGGTCAAGTGATATGGGCTGGTTAACCGAATCAACCGCCAAGCCCCACGGTAAGCCATCAATAGAAACAACATATTTAGCCGACGACAAAAAACAATCGGAGTATTTTTCGGGCATTACAAATAATGCCGTATTAACCGTGCGAATTTGCCCATGCGGCGTGGTCAAGAGCCCCATAAACCAATCGGACTGTCCGAAAATTGGCGTTAATTCCTCGGCGATAGGCTGAATTTGGCCTAGGGCAATAAGCGGAACCGCCAACGTAAGGCCAGCAACATCGAATAACAGCACATCAAAACGATTCTGAGCCCATTGCGGACGCCCATTATCGGCCCACTCAAGAACAGAATTGATGCTCTGTGCGTAAAGGTCTTCTTGCGAAAACGAAACCACTTCCGAAACGCTCTGCATACCGAGCGATTTGCGTAACGAGATCTCGGCTTTTTCATCGTCGGATAGCGCTTCTTCGCACTCCACCGCTATTTCTACGGGCTCGCTTTCTTTTAACGGTGCTGCAGGGCTATCGACAATCGGTAAATCAACCTGCTGCTCAACATGAATATCGGGTATTTGTTTAGCGAGTAACGCCTGTAACTGTTGTCGCTTAAGTGCCTCCAACTCGGCAAGGTGCTGCCCATCGACCTCTCGCACACTCTCTTTCTTGGGGCTTACCTGCACTTGCGTTACCGCCTTCGCGCGCTCACGCACCCGCTCAACTCTAGGAGTAACCGGTAAGACAGCGGGGCTTGGTTTGGGCGAAATGGCGATGCGCTGTGACGTTGATGCACGCGATGCTGCAAGAGGAGGTGCGGTATTCTGCGAGGTTTGCGACACTGCCGTAACAGTTGCCTTGTCAGTTGTAAGCGTACAAGGCGACGTTACCTGTTCAGGTTTTTCCGCCTCAGCAGTTGCCGGGCGAGCGCTTTCTACCTTTTCGCTTAACAGCTCATTAAAATAATCTAACAGAGATTCTTCAGTGTGCCGGTTATTCATCGAAGGCTTCCCCGCGCATTATCGCTCGGTGAAACGCGTGTTGTTTTTACGCGCGCTGTATCAGTTGGCACACCAACGTCTCTACCTTGCGCATAATCTCCTTCTTCTGTATTTAAGAATTGATACAACGACCGGTAGCCCTCTATACCCCGCGTACTATCGTCGAATAAATGGGGTGGTACACCCGCCTTACTCGCATCACGAAACCGTGTATCAATGGGAATTTTTCCTTTCCATACCGGCTCACCAAAACTATTACGTATCGTCCTTAAGCTGGTCACGCATGCCTGTGTTCGCCTATCGTACATGGTGGGTACGATTGTAAAAGGTAACTCTTGCTTACGTGAGCGGCTCATCATTTTGAGTGTATGCAAGATACGCTCTAGGCCTTTTATGGCCAAAAATTCCGTTTGTACAGGGATAATTAAATGATGGCACGCCGCTATCGCGTTCACCATCAACACCCCTAATTGCGGCGGGCAATCGATAATCGCTTGGTCAAAATCACTAGCCACCGCAGACAGTGTTTTAGCCATTACCAACCCCATTCCATCGCCAATCGCTTGACGTTCGAGTGTCGCCAATAGGGTTGAAGCCGGCAATAGGTGTAACCCGGCAAACGGTGTAGACACCACCATTTTTTCAACAAGATTATGCGTAATTTTATGTCGATTTTCGAAAAGCGTAAAAACTGATTCAGTTAGGGTATCGGGGTTTTGTCTAAAATAACTGGTCAACGAACCATGCGGGTCCAAATCAATAAGCAGCACACGCTTGCTCGCCTCAGAAGCTAAGCCGCCGAGCGCTACCGTGGTGGTGGTTTTCCCCACGCCACCCTTTTGATTTGCGATTGTCCAAACTTGCACAATAGTACCTGAGGTTTTTTCAAAAATACGGGTAGTATTTCTGACGCGTACATTCAATATTATTCACCAACGCAATTAACGTGCCTCGCCTCTGCCTTTTGCGTCACTCGTAAATAACAGGCCACCACTGGGCAGCTGAATAGGCTCTACCGTATTGATGGGTAAATCCTCTTGCTGGATGTCATTAGGCGCTATATCACTCTCGGGATTGCCTTCTAGCGCGTTCACAAGTTCTGGCGACGGCAGGATATCCTGTGTATTGCTGACTCGCTCACCAGCATTCGACATAATGGTATCGGCACCTTCTCTCGGCGCTTGCGCCTTACTGCGTGCCACGCGTAATACAACACGTCGATTTTGGTTGCGCCCCTCGGGTGTAGCATTATCGCCAATAGGTTGATACTCCCCATAACCGATTGCCGATAAACGAGTAGGGTCGACACCTTCAACTGCCAATAAATTGACTACCGCTACCGCGCGTGCAGACGACAGTTCCCAGTTACTGTCGAATCGAGTATTGCGTATAGGAATGTCATCGGTATGCCCCGATACCGCAACAGCGTTGGCAAAGGGCGACAACACTTCGGCAACATCGGCAAATATTTGTCGAGCCTCTTGGCTTGGCGCAGCATCGCCAGAATTAAACAGCAAGGCACTACTCACTTCAATTTCTACCCAGTCTTCGTTACCCCATACACTCACGGAACCTTTAGCGATAGCCCCTTCTAATAAGGCCGATAGACTTTTTTCGAGTGATGACAGTGCAGCCAAGGAATCGCCGTTCTCAACGATTTCTACCGGCGCTGCGGCAAGGGATTGAACCGGCTGTGAAAACGCCGATTGCAGCGTTTCGGATAACACTTTGTATTTACTTTCGCTCACATGTGAGACGGAATACATCACCACAAAAAAGGCAAACAACAACGTAATAAAATCGGAATAGGATACTAACCAACGTTCGTGATTCGTTTTAGTCGCTATTGTGCTTCTACGTCTCATAATAATGTGCCGCAAAAATCGACCTTAATGAAGATAACCGCTTAACTTCATTTCGATTGCCTTAGGGTTTTCACCATCGGCGATGGCGATAATGCCTTCGATTAATAACTCTCGAAACTGAGACTGCTCTTTAATACAAGATTTCAATTTGTTCGCTATCGGTAATAGCAATAG is a genomic window of Teredinibacter purpureus containing:
- a CDS encoding chemotaxis protein CheW, whose amino-acid sequence is MNNRHTEESLLDYFNELLSEKVESARPATAEAEKPEQVTSPCTLTTDKATVTAVSQTSQNTAPPLAASRASTSQRIAISPKPSPAVLPVTPRVERVRERAKAVTQVQVSPKKESVREVDGQHLAELEALKRQQLQALLAKQIPDIHVEQQVDLPIVDSPAAPLKESEPVEIAVECEEALSDDEKAEISLRKSLGMQSVSEVVSFSQEDLYAQSINSVLEWADNGRPQWAQNRFDVLLFDVAGLTLAVPLIALGQIQPIAEELTPIFGQSDWFMGLLTTPHGQIRTVNTALFVMPEKYSDCFLSSAKYVVSIDGLPWGLAVDSVNQPISLDPDEVKWRAHRSGRPWLAGTVKSAMCALIDIPQMGAMLQASENK
- a CDS encoding ParA family protein, which encodes MQVWTIANQKGGVGKTTTTVALGGLASEASKRVLLIDLDPHGSLTSYFRQNPDTLTESVFTLFENRHKITHNLVEKMVVSTPFAGLHLLPASTLLATLERQAIGDGMGLVMAKTLSAVASDFDQAIIDCPPQLGVLMVNAIAACHHLIIPVQTEFLAIKGLERILHTLKMMSRSRKQELPFTIVPTMYDRRTQACVTSLRTIRNSFGEPVWKGKIPIDTRFRDASKAGVPPHLFDDSTRGIEGYRSLYQFLNTEEGDYAQGRDVGVPTDTARVKTTRVSPSDNARGSLR
- a CDS encoding DUF2802 domain-containing protein; its protein translation is MEMNSFKLAQWFGALSDDLLVGFMGVVALCFVAIVVFSLLNRRRLLALRQQVDRLEKQGALINAGSRGLGQHIIALEKKLNTLQLEQEDIRHNDSEFSYSQAQKLVEQGIDVQTISANSGLSPSEIDLMKMLHAQSQLHDHVA
- a CDS encoding flagellar motor protein MotB, which translates into the protein MRRRSTIATKTNHERWLVSYSDFITLLFAFFVVMYSVSHVSESKYKVLSETLQSAFSQPVQSLAAAPVEIVENGDSLAALSSLEKSLSALLEGAIAKGSVSVWGNEDWVEIEVSSALLFNSGDAAPSQEARQIFADVAEVLSPFANAVAVSGHTDDIPIRNTRFDSNWELSSARAVAVVNLLAVEGVDPTRLSAIGYGEYQPIGDNATPEGRNQNRRVVLRVARSKAQAPREGADTIMSNAGERVSNTQDILPSPELVNALEGNPESDIAPNDIQQEDLPINTVEPIQLPSGGLLFTSDAKGRGEAR
- a CDS encoding chemotaxis protein CheW translates to MSANSSINKSSEDPVLQWVTFKLAGETYGVNVMQVQEVLRYTEIAAVPGAPSYVIGIINLRGNVVTVIDTRERFALPPGELNDNTRIVIIEADAHVVGILVDSVAEVVYLRQSEIETAPNVGNEESAKFIQGVCHKNDELLILIELDKLLTDDEWAEIDAV